In the genome of Zobellia nedashkovskayae, the window CAATAACTTTTTTGGAAGAGCCTTAGGGGTGAAAATAGGAGGTACTATAGAATTTGATATAACAGATGATTTATATGTGGGATCTGGTCTGGGGTTTGCTAAGAAAGGGGCTTCTACTGTGGGAGACACTTATAATACCTTTTATTTAGAAATACCTATAAATGCACGCTATGATATAGTGGAGTTAGGTGGTTCGGGTTATTTATATGCGCAATCGGGTTTTAACATTGGTTATATGTTAGCAGCTAATAGAGGGGGGAATAAAGTAAATATTGGGTCGGATCCTGTAGATGATTATTTTAAACCATTTGATTTAGGTTTGAATTTTGGTGTTGGAGTTATTTTTGACGAAAGATTTGAGATAGGTTTAGTAACAGAATTTGGACTTGTAAATATTTATGCCAACGATTTATCAACGCTTAGAAATTCTAGTCTGTTAGTTTCTTTTGGCTACAAGTTTGGAATGTAAAATAATTAAGAAATAACCCGGTCATAGGAAGTAGGGTTAGTTTGTATCTAAGGGCTCCGTAGTTCTACGGAGTCTAAAATAAGTTTAAGTTGGTTCAGTTGAAACCCATATCAAATTATCGATATGGGTTTTTTTATTGTGGATTCATCGTTTAAATATCCTATCACAAAACTACTTCGTGTTTTAATAATCTAAGTTAATCATGCTGCAGCTAATGAAAGTCATTAAGGAATCAACTCAAGTAACTGGTTTTGTAAGGACTTTTAAACTTTAACATAGGGTTTAATGAGATTAGTGATTGTTAAACCAGATGCACTCTCAGAGAATTTACTATCTTCCCACTATGAAGGCTAAGAAGCAACAATTTGTACCTAAAGAAAAAGTAGCATTTATCTTGGCAGAAAAACTAGCCATCGTACATGTTATAAACTCTGTGATATTGGCAGATGGTCATGTTCATGACGGGGAAATTACCACCCTAACGGAACTGATGAAGGAAATTGATTTTGATAGCAATTTTATAATGCAAGCCCGTAATATTGATAGCGAACAAGCTTTATCCATTTTGAAGAAAATGACTCCCGAGAATAAAAAAAATCTAGAATCAATTTTAGAGAGGACCGCAATTTCTGATGGTTTTAAACACACAAAAGAAACCAGTTTGATGGCCTATATTTTTGAATCTATGAACAAATGATATTGATACAAGATGACTATGAAAACTAAAAATTTGGAAAAAGCACAATTTGAAGAGTTGGAAAAGAAAGCTATTTATGTCATGACCAATCAAGTTGTCTTGGCTGATGGCACCATACATCCTAGTGAGCTTGAGGCTATGAAGCAGCTTCAAGAAGATATTGGTATGGGCTCTGATTTAATAAAAGAGGCACAAGAAATAACGGTTGAAGAAGCGTTGGTTTCCCTTCACAATATGACATATCCTAAAAAGAAGGTGCTAGCAAAGATTCTTGAAGAAATGGCTATTTCTGATAATCATTTGCACGAAAATGAAATGCACTTAATTATTCAGACTTTTAAGAATATTGGCATAGGAGGGGAGACGGAGTAATTTTGTTGAGGTTTAGATGGAGATTGTATTTATGAATTAAAAATAATTTCCCACCTTTTTTTTAAGTAATCATAACAGACTTACGTATTGTACTAGCACAGATTACAGTTTGCGTAATTTGGATATTTAAATCTTGTTTTTCAGTTAAGTATCTAACAAAATCTTTTTCAAAAATGCAATCCCTATTTCTTTCACATTAGGTACTTTAGTCCCAAAATTACGGTATGGGTCAGATTATAACATTTGGTGAAGTATTAATGCGCATTTCGCCAAGGGGTCACAAAAAATTTATTCAATCTAATATAGTTGAGTTTTATTTTGGAGGCACAGAATTAAATGTGGGTATTTCAATCTCTAATTTTGGTGGAGATGTAAAACATATAAGTGCCGTTTCAGAAGACTTTATAGGAGAGACAGCAATAGCCTATATTCGCCAATTTGGTATGGATACCTCTTCAATTGTACTATCAAAACGTCCTTTAGGCGTTTATTTCTTAGAAGTTGGTGCAGTTATTAGACCCAGTCTTATTTCATATAATAGATCACACTCTGCATTTTCTGAAATAGGACCGGAAAAAGTAAATTGGGAAAAAGCCCTTAAAAAAGGGGAGTGGATGCATTGGACCGGAATTACACCGGCTTTATCACAAGGAGCTTTTGACACTCTTAAGGAAGGATTGAAATTAGCAAGGGAAAAAGGAATGGCTGTTTCAGCCGACCCAACCTACCGCAGCGATCTTTGGAAATACGGCCAAAACCCTAAAGAAGCATTATCTGAATTACTTAATTATTCCACTATTTTTATTGGTGGCGTTAATGAAATAAATGAAGTACTCGGAACCGAATTTGGTTACGGTAATGACGATTTTATTGAAGCGAGTAAACAATTAATGGAAGCTTTCCCTACAATTGAAAAAGTGTTCGATAAAATTAGAACCTCATTAAATTCTTCTTGGCACAAAATAAGAGCAAGAATGTGGAATGGTGTTGACTTCAGAGAAACCGAAGATCTTGACATCACCCATATTGTGGATAGAATAGGAACAGGAGATGCTTTTGCTGCCGGCCTAATTTATGGGCTACAACATTTTGACGATTATAAAGCTATGGAGTTCGCAAGTGCTGCATGTGCATTAAAACATACCTATGAAGGCGATGTTAATCTAGCTACTGTAAAAGAAGTGAACAGCATATTAGATGGTAACATAACAGGACGCTTGGTAAGGTAATAGCCAATTCTAAGTGTCTTTATTTTAATGCGGATATCAGTCTTTTAGACAGGTATTCGCATTAATTTTTTATGTAGTTTTTTACCCAATCAATTAAAGCTTCTCCATGAACATTTTTTGCCAAAACTACACCCTTATCATCCAAGATAAAGTTGGCAGGAATGGTCTTTACACGTATTTTTTTTAAGAAAGGGGTATCATCTCCTTGCAAATGAGAGGCTTGATGCCAACGGTTTGCTCCATCTCGCTCCGTAGCTGCTTTCCAGGCAGGTTCATCACTTTCTAGACCATAGGCAATAATTTGTAAGCCTTTGTCGTGATATACATCCCAAATAGGCACTAGAACCTCTCGGTTTTCTATACGGCAAGGAGCACACCAAGACGCCCATAAATCTATAATAGTTAGTTTGTCTCCTAATTGCTCTTTAAGTGAAAGTGTATCTTTTGTTATCATAGGAAACTTAAAATCTGGAAATGAGTCACCCACTAGAACCGGTAAATTAGCAGGTTCACTTAGTGTACAAAGCTGTTTTGCCCATGGGTGGTTTGGCTGTTTTTTCTTCCAAGTTTCGCACTGGCGTACCAAAAATTCTGGAACCCGTTCATAATCGTTTGCTGTACTTACCCATCGTGTTGCCACCAGTGCCGGAATAAGATTAGGAGTGCTATCCGCAAAATTGATTAGCTCCGTTTGGTATTGTAAAATAGCATGTTCTTTTTCCATGAGTTGACTACCATCTTCTAATTCCCAGTGTTTTCCTTCAAGATAAGTTTTGTATGCTTTCTGATTGACATCCCTTAAAGCTAACAACGCTTTATTAACTTCTGAAGGATGTTCCATGGAAAAGCTTTTTTGAAAAGCATCTACTTTGGCATTGATTTTTAAAGACTTGCCTGATTTCCATACAATTGGCATAAAATTAGCCGTAGCTTGATTGTCCGTTTGTAAATAATTAGAGGCCTTTTCTGGAACCGCTATGGCTATTTCTAGCAAAACAGGTTCTTTAGTTTTTGGGATATTGTTAAACTCAAAGGATCTATCAGAATTTACTACGGTAGAATCTATAACCTTTCCAAAAAAGGACGCAGCTACATCCTTTAGGTTTTCCGGTTGAAGTAGGTATATTTTTGTGCCTTTCTCTACTACGCTTTCTAACTTCCCGGATATATCTGCTTTAGAATTACAAGCCACTAGTGTCAATGCTATTAGGATAAGGCTAATAGTATTTCTTACAGAGAAGGTTTTTGTTTTTTTAAAATTAAAACAACGGTGTTTTATGTGAAATTTTATGTATGACAACATGGTATGTTTTTGGATAAACACGAGCTTTTCATTTATTCTTGAAATTTAATAAAAATACATGAACCCTTGGGGAAAGACGGCAGCGCATATTTCCTGTGGGTTTTATTTAAATCCAAATCATATCTGATTCACATCATTCAAAAGTGTTTTTATTGCTACTAGCCAATACCAATTAGGTCCTAATTTTCATTTTTTTTTCTAATACAGAATGATATTGGTTATCTACGAATACAAGGATTTTGACAGCGATTTTACCTTATAACGAAAATAAGAATTAACATAAAATATTAAGAAATCAAATACGTTAGAAACAGACTATAGTATCTAACCTTCGGTCTAACCAGCCAACATTCCTTTATTTTATGAAAAAGCTTGTACTTTTTTGTCTCTTTTTTTTCTCCTTTTTAAGTTTCTATGGCCAATGTCCTGACAATTATATATCCATAAATTCTCAAGTGGATTTAGATAGTTTTAAAACCACTTATCCCAATTGTACGGAACTTTTGAAGAATTTAAGCTTGAATGGTTCGGATATAACTGATCTTTCTGCGCTTGACGAAATAACTAGTATCGCGAGGGACCTTACTATAAAAAACACCGGTTTAGTCAATTTAAATGGACTGGATAATTTAGTATCCTTGGGGGATTTAATTATAGAAAACAATGAAAATTTACTGAATCTAACAGGAATAGAAAGTCTATCTATAATAAAGAACATAAGTATTAAGTATAATTATAATCTTACTTCTTTACATGGCCTATCAAATGTATCAGAAATTGATGAGGATTTATCTTTAACAAATAGTTCTGCATTAATTGATATTTCAGGTCTAAGTGGTCTGAATGAAGTTGGAGGTAACTTTACTATTGGAGGCGTCGGTTTAGCCAATTTCTCAGACCTCAATCAGCTTCAAGTGGTACAAGGTGATTTTTCAATTACCTCAATGCTTTCACTTACAGACTTATCGGAACTTAGTGCTTTACATACGGTTAACGGGGTTTTATCTATTAAGAATCATACAAATCTTCAATCTATTACCGGGTTTCCAAGCCTAGTTCAAATAGGAGGGCTGGACATTGACAATAACAAATACTTGCAAAGTATTTTGGGACTATCAGCTCTGCAGAATATCAATGGCGATTTTATCTTAGGGCGTTATTCCGGATCATCTAACACCTATCGTTTTGGTAATGATTTATTAGAGGACATTTCCGGACTAAATTCGTTGCAAGTAGTAACAGGTGATTTATTATTGAATGGCAATAAAGTGCTGCAACAACTCGTTGGTCTCGAGCAACTTACTACGGTTCAAGGTGATTTTGAATTATATCATAACGAAAGTTTACTAAATTTAGACGGTTTACAGGGTTTGCAATCTATTGGGGGTAAATTACGCGTCCGGGATAATAATAATCTTTTAGAAGTGAATGCATTGTCTGGTTTGACAACCGTGACGGGTGATGTTGAAATATTTCGGAGTGATGTTTTACAGAGCCTATCTGGTTTAAATGAGCTAGTTGTAGTAGGTGGTGATTTTCAAATTGGGAGTGAAGACCTTACTTCTAGAAGTGGCAACGAGGCTCTTATTGAAGCGGATTTTACAGAACTACAATCTGTAGGAGGTAATTTTTTATTTTCCCTTAATAAAGTATTACCAAATATAAGCGGGTTTAATAAATTGGAGTCCGTAGGCGGTTTGATGAAAATATCACATAATTATGAAGTCGATGAAATTACGGGTTTTAATAGTCTTACAAACGTATTTAGCTCCATATCTATAGCAGGATCGGATAAATTTAAAATCATATCAGGTTTTCAACAACTAAATAGTGTTCCCACCTACCTTACCCTTTGTGGAGGAGAAAATTTTGAAACAATCAGCGGCTTCTCAAATCTGAGTAATGTAGGAACAACGCTAACAATTTGTTCAAGCCCTACGCTATCAAGTCTCTCTGGATTTCAAAATCTTGAAACCATTCAGGAAGATTTTATAATTTCCAATAATTCTTATGACAATAACGACCTGATTTATGGCGGTTTTACAAATTTCACAAGCTTCTCAAAATTAAGAAGTATTGGAGGTACTTTTGAGATTGATAAACAAATTAGTCTTGAAAGTTTTGATGGCTTACAAGTGTTAGAAACTATCGGTGACGACTTTATTGTTCAAACAGGTTTCCTTTCTTCAGACGGAACCTACTATACCTCCTCATTAACATCAATGCAAGGCCTGTCATCGTTAAAGAGCGTTGGTAGAGATATGATTATTCAACATAATTCTTCTTTATTGAACTTTGAAGGGCTTCAATCCTTAGAATCAGTTGAGAGGTACTTTAGAATCTCTTATAACCATGGTTTAGAAAATTTAGTTGGTCTAAGCGCTCTAGAATCTGTAAACCACGACTTTTATATAGGATACAATAATAATATAAAAGGACTTACGGGATTAGAATCGTTAAGAAGCGTAGAAAATATCCTTGAAATACTTGCAAACCCTAAACTTGAGTCACTTGTAGGTTTGGATAATTTAGAATCATTTACAACCCTAGATATTCAGCAAAATGTTTCGCTACTTAACTTAAATCATCTAAGTTCTTTAAACCTAGAGGCAATTGAAAATGCTAGAATATCTATAAGTAATAATGAAAAACTTACTTCTCTTACAGGCCTAGAGGCAGTTACTAATTTGGATTATATGGTTTTACTTTCTAATCCACAATTAGTATCATTGGATGGATTGGAAAATTTACAATCGTTAGGAAATTTACATATTCAATCTCATTTAAAATTAAATGATTTATCTGCAATTGAAAACACAGAGATTAAATCTGGTGGGTTATTGAGAATTCAATATAATCCAGAATTATCAGAATGTAGTGAAAAAAGCATTTGTAATTTTATTAATACAGAGGACCGAGTCAGTATTCTTTTGAATGACAACGGTTGTAAAACAAAATGGGAAATTCTTGATCGTTGTCCAAATCCAGAAGATTTTGATGGAGATGGTGTATTAAATAGTATTGAAGATGCTGATGGTACAGACTCAGAAGATGGTTGTTCATATGTTACGGCCAATCAAGATAGTATGTTAATATCCATTTTATGGGAAGAAGCAGATTGTGATAATGATGGTATACTCAATGGAGATGAACTCACGAATGGTACTAATCCAAGAAAAGTTGATACAGACGGCGACGGCATTTTAGATGGGGATGATTCGGACCCAACCGATGCTTGTCTTCCGCAACAGAATAAAGACTATACCGGTTACGATACCTTAAATATAGTATGGAAGAATAATGATTGTGACGGAGATACCATATCCAACGGAGATGAAGTTACCGCGGGAACAAATCCTTATTTGAATGAATCACTTTATACAGATTCTACATACCCAGATGCTTTTGGTGAGCAACGCATAGAAACTAATGATGGAGGAGCAAGAGCTATCGCCACAAATGGTACTACCGTAGTGGCAGGAATAAGAAATG includes:
- a CDS encoding porin family protein, coding for MKKSVKVLMILLIGSLSFSANAQIFGVKAGLGLSNISSPDEVDNNFFGRALGVKIGGTIEFDITDDLYVGSGLGFAKKGASTVGDTYNTFYLEIPINARYDIVELGGSGYLYAQSGFNIGYMLAANRGGNKVNIGSDPVDDYFKPFDLGLNFGVGVIFDERFEIGLVTEFGLVNIYANDLSTLRNSSLLVSFGYKFGM
- a CDS encoding sugar kinase; protein product: MGQIITFGEVLMRISPRGHKKFIQSNIVEFYFGGTELNVGISISNFGGDVKHISAVSEDFIGETAIAYIRQFGMDTSSIVLSKRPLGVYFLEVGAVIRPSLISYNRSHSAFSEIGPEKVNWEKALKKGEWMHWTGITPALSQGAFDTLKEGLKLAREKGMAVSADPTYRSDLWKYGQNPKEALSELLNYSTIFIGGVNEINEVLGTEFGYGNDDFIEASKQLMEAFPTIEKVFDKIRTSLNSSWHKIRARMWNGVDFRETEDLDITHIVDRIGTGDAFAAGLIYGLQHFDDYKAMEFASAACALKHTYEGDVNLATVKEVNSILDGNITGRLVR
- a CDS encoding TlpA family protein disulfide reductase — translated: MLSYIKFHIKHRCFNFKKTKTFSVRNTISLILIALTLVACNSKADISGKLESVVEKGTKIYLLQPENLKDVAASFFGKVIDSTVVNSDRSFEFNNIPKTKEPVLLEIAIAVPEKASNYLQTDNQATANFMPIVWKSGKSLKINAKVDAFQKSFSMEHPSEVNKALLALRDVNQKAYKTYLEGKHWELEDGSQLMEKEHAILQYQTELINFADSTPNLIPALVATRWVSTANDYERVPEFLVRQCETWKKKQPNHPWAKQLCTLSEPANLPVLVGDSFPDFKFPMITKDTLSLKEQLGDKLTIIDLWASWCAPCRIENREVLVPIWDVYHDKGLQIIAYGLESDEPAWKAATERDGANRWHQASHLQGDDTPFLKKIRVKTIPANFILDDKGVVLAKNVHGEALIDWVKNYIKN
- a CDS encoding TerB family tellurite resistance protein — translated: MKAKKQQFVPKEKVAFILAEKLAIVHVINSVILADGHVHDGEITTLTELMKEIDFDSNFIMQARNIDSEQALSILKKMTPENKKNLESILERTAISDGFKHTKETSLMAYIFESMNK
- a CDS encoding TerB family tellurite resistance protein, which codes for MKTKNLEKAQFEELEKKAIYVMTNQVVLADGTIHPSELEAMKQLQEDIGMGSDLIKEAQEITVEEALVSLHNMTYPKKKVLAKILEEMAISDNHLHENEMHLIIQTFKNIGIGGETE